One part of the Rhodococcus oxybenzonivorans genome encodes these proteins:
- a CDS encoding MMPL family transporter, translating to MALVGGNDSAGQSPISLPASAESAEVDGLLTDLPESGVTPAILVGSRADGGVLTDADLAAFDAARNRMLGVDRTLEPSPGPALIPSPDGRAVIGQVPADSELSGFALNDRVAELRAAATDSLPPGLLAQVTGGPAFGADIADSFSGANVTLLAVTALVVAVLLIVTYRSPILWLVPLAVVGFADRVASTVGTAVAELTGLTFDGSTSGITSVLVFGAGTNYALLLISRYREELRAEPDHRVALRHAVRRAGPAIVASNVTVVLALLTLLLATIPSTRSLGVLAAAGLLVALIFVLLVLPPALALSGKRLFWPFVPRVGDPDNTTHGAWFRVASAVARHPRRTAIVSIMALGVCAAGLIGTHVGLSQTEQFRVAAESVDGLDTLAAHFPSGLSDPTTVVARTEATDAVQRVLADTEGVVSASEAGRSNTGLTRWAVVLDTPPATEEAFATIDTIRAALADIDGADALVGGSDAQALDKRDAALRDQVIVIPAILLVVLAVLVVLLRAVVAPLVLVGTTVLSAVAALGLGSWVSTRIFGFPALDDTVPLFAFLFLVALGVDYSIFLVTRAREETPGRGTRAAIVRAVAATGGVITSAGIVLAAVFAVLGVLPLITLTQLGIVVGLGILLDTFVVRTLVIPALFTLAGDAVWWPNRQATSTLDSPGEARSAVPSEI from the coding sequence ATGGCGCTCGTCGGTGGCAACGACTCCGCGGGACAGTCACCGATCTCCCTGCCCGCGTCTGCGGAATCGGCCGAGGTGGACGGCCTCCTCACCGACCTTCCCGAATCGGGGGTGACACCGGCGATTCTCGTCGGCAGTCGTGCCGACGGCGGCGTGTTGACCGATGCGGACCTCGCCGCGTTCGACGCGGCTCGGAACCGGATGCTCGGTGTCGACCGCACCCTCGAACCCAGCCCAGGACCGGCACTCATCCCGTCACCGGACGGCAGAGCGGTGATCGGGCAGGTTCCCGCCGATTCGGAACTCTCAGGTTTCGCGTTGAACGATCGCGTCGCCGAGCTGCGGGCGGCGGCCACCGACTCGCTACCGCCGGGGCTTCTGGCGCAGGTGACGGGAGGTCCGGCATTCGGCGCTGATATCGCCGACTCGTTCTCGGGCGCGAATGTCACGTTGCTCGCGGTCACTGCGCTTGTCGTCGCGGTCCTGCTGATCGTCACCTACCGCTCACCGATCCTCTGGCTCGTGCCACTCGCCGTAGTCGGCTTCGCCGATCGGGTTGCGTCGACCGTCGGTACTGCCGTCGCCGAACTGACCGGCCTGACCTTCGACGGGTCGACGTCCGGTATCACGAGCGTGCTGGTCTTCGGTGCCGGAACGAACTACGCGCTGCTCCTCATCTCCCGCTACCGGGAGGAACTCCGCGCGGAGCCGGACCACCGGGTCGCCTTGCGCCACGCCGTGCGCCGGGCCGGACCGGCGATCGTCGCGTCCAATGTCACTGTGGTACTTGCCCTACTGACCCTGCTGTTGGCGACCATTCCCAGTACCCGCAGTCTGGGTGTGCTCGCGGCCGCCGGCCTGCTGGTAGCGCTCATCTTCGTGCTGCTGGTCCTCCCGCCCGCTCTCGCACTCAGCGGAAAGCGATTGTTCTGGCCGTTCGTGCCCCGTGTGGGCGACCCGGACAACACCACGCACGGCGCCTGGTTCCGGGTCGCCTCCGCGGTAGCACGACACCCGCGACGCACCGCAATTGTGTCGATTATGGCGCTCGGGGTCTGTGCGGCGGGGTTGATCGGCACCCACGTCGGGCTGTCCCAAACCGAACAATTCCGGGTCGCAGCGGAATCGGTCGACGGCTTGGACACTCTCGCTGCTCATTTTCCTTCCGGGCTCTCCGACCCCACCACCGTGGTCGCCCGCACGGAAGCGACCGACGCCGTACAGCGGGTTCTGGCCGATACCGAAGGGGTCGTGTCGGCGAGCGAGGCCGGCCGGTCGAACACCGGTCTGACGCGATGGGCCGTCGTACTCGACACACCACCTGCAACGGAGGAGGCCTTCGCAACAATCGACACCATCAGGGCAGCCTTGGCCGACATCGACGGTGCGGATGCGCTCGTCGGTGGCAGCGACGCCCAGGCGCTGGACAAGCGGGACGCCGCCCTCCGAGACCAGGTGATCGTCATTCCGGCGATCCTTCTCGTGGTCCTGGCCGTGCTCGTAGTGCTCCTGCGGGCCGTGGTCGCACCGCTGGTCCTCGTCGGGACGACGGTACTCAGCGCGGTCGCGGCGCTCGGGCTCGGCAGCTGGGTGAGCACGCGCATCTTCGGGTTCCCTGCGCTCGACGACACCGTTCCGCTGTTCGCGTTCCTGTTCCTCGTTGCACTCGGCGTCGACTACAGCATCTTCCTCGTCACCCGGGCCCGGGAGGAAACACCGGGGCGCGGCACGCGGGCCGCGATCGTGCGGGCTGTTGCCGCGACCGGCGGCGTCATCACCAGTGCCGGAATAGTGCTCGCCGCAGTGTTCGCCGTCCTCGGTGTGCTGCCCCTGATCACACTGACCCAGCTGGGCATCGTCGTCGGCCTCGGCATCCTCCTGGACACGTTCGTGGTGCGAACACTCGTCATCCCGGCGCTGTTCACGCTCGCCGGGGACGCGGTGTGGTGGCCGAACCGCCAGGCCACCTCGACGCTCGACTCACCCGGCGAAGCAAGGAGCGCGGTTCCGTCAGAAATCTGA
- a CDS encoding VOC family protein yields the protein MNITIHSAFLPHTDHEASLAFYRDILGFEVRKDVGYNGMHWITVGHPEQPGTSLVLHPPAADPGITDEERRTITEMMAKGTYAILTLATPDLDATFAQLAASDTEIVQEPIDQPYGIRDCAVRDPAGNLIRINEIKGER from the coding sequence ATGAACATCACCATTCACTCGGCCTTCCTTCCACACACCGACCACGAGGCCTCACTGGCCTTCTACCGCGACATCCTCGGGTTCGAAGTCCGCAAAGACGTGGGTTACAACGGGATGCACTGGATCACCGTGGGACACCCGGAGCAGCCCGGCACCTCCCTCGTTCTGCACCCACCGGCGGCCGATCCCGGGATCACCGACGAGGAACGCCGCACCATCACCGAGATGATGGCCAAGGGGACCTACGCCATCCTCACATTGGCCACCCCCGACCTGGACGCAACCTTCGCCCAGCTCGCGGCAAGCGACACCGAAATCGTCCAGGAACCGATCGACCAGCCGTACGGCATCCGTGACTGCGCCGTCCGCGATCCCGCAGGAAACCTCATCCGCATCAACGAGATCAAGGGGGAGCGCTGA
- a CDS encoding glyoxalase, with amino-acid sequence MTTINNLTLDTPEPTAAKAFHTALGVDAHITARDADAPTTGFPGFTLSLVVSQPNIVDAYIEAALDNGGATITPAKKSLWGYGGVVQGPDGALWKIATSSKKNTGPATRHFEDLVLLLGVGDVKAGKQFYLDHGLEVTRSFGRKYVEFATGPKVKLALYGRRALAKDAGISPDGTGAHRIVIRSDAGTFTDPDGFSWESD; translated from the coding sequence ATGACCACCATCAATAATCTCACCCTCGACACTCCCGAGCCCACCGCCGCGAAGGCCTTCCACACCGCACTCGGCGTCGATGCCCACATCACTGCCCGGGACGCGGATGCACCGACCACCGGATTCCCCGGTTTCACTCTCTCACTCGTCGTGTCCCAGCCGAACATCGTCGACGCCTACATCGAGGCCGCCCTCGACAACGGCGGCGCCACGATCACACCGGCCAAGAAGAGTCTCTGGGGGTACGGCGGCGTCGTACAGGGCCCCGACGGCGCCCTGTGGAAAATCGCGACATCGTCGAAGAAGAATACGGGACCGGCCACCCGGCACTTCGAGGACCTCGTGCTGCTCCTCGGAGTCGGAGATGTCAAAGCCGGCAAGCAGTTCTACCTCGACCACGGCCTGGAAGTGACGAGAAGCTTCGGACGCAAGTACGTCGAGTTCGCCACCGGCCCGAAGGTCAAGCTCGCGCTCTACGGGCGCCGCGCACTCGCGAAGGACGCGGGCATCTCCCCCGACGGCACCGGCGCCCATCGAATCGTCATCCGCAGCGACGCCGGCACCTTCACCGATCCGGACGGTTTCTCCTGGGAATCCGACTGA
- a CDS encoding DUF3556 domain-containing protein, producing MGFTTGNFPEVDPATFLDRPFFDRIRAMSTHWVDYGFGTPKMVHTIYILKLLVLYIGAGLSIATFTSGYNVLDIGAWWNAPIVYQKLILWTLLIETIGVGGSWGPLAGHFKPMMGGALFWLRPGTIRLPPWPGKVPLTAGDSRTIFDVVVYVAILVDIVLALGLAGVHTPSIDAALPGNHGLVNPTLLLPLIALLVVIGLRDKVIFIAARGEQYFPAVVFFGVLPFVDMIVALKLLIVSVWVGAGMSKLGHHFSMVVPPMLSNTPWLPSKTIKRAHYRSFPNDLRPSIVAGGVAHVLGTVVEVVTPLVLLFTTNGTVTLLAVALMVAFHLFILSTFPLAVPLEWNLLFAYAAVFLFLGFPNAAGYGLGDFSSPLLLAAIIAALVFFPILGNLRPDLVSFLPSMRQYAGNWASATWAFAPGAEDKLDQFIKRPSQNTRTQLLATYPPEVADVVMHQLLGWRSMHSQGRALLSLMSRHLGDDIDTYSLREAEFSCNSLVAFNFGDGHLHNEHLIAAIQRRCNFAPGEFLIAWIESQPIHKGIQEYKVIDAALGVIERGTYKVSDAIAEQPWLPNGPIPFDVQWTLDIDADRALTDPGTVPEPGMRSRQADSPYHDDAGTGVRQ from the coding sequence ATGGGATTCACAACCGGGAACTTTCCCGAAGTAGACCCCGCAACATTCCTCGACCGTCCCTTCTTCGACCGCATTCGCGCCATGTCGACGCACTGGGTCGACTACGGCTTCGGCACCCCGAAGATGGTGCACACCATCTACATTCTGAAACTGCTGGTCCTCTACATCGGCGCCGGACTGTCCATCGCGACATTCACCTCCGGCTACAACGTGCTCGACATCGGCGCGTGGTGGAACGCACCGATCGTGTACCAGAAGCTCATACTGTGGACGCTGCTGATCGAGACCATCGGCGTGGGCGGTTCCTGGGGGCCACTCGCCGGCCACTTCAAGCCGATGATGGGTGGCGCTCTGTTCTGGCTCCGGCCGGGCACCATCCGCCTACCACCCTGGCCTGGGAAGGTGCCACTGACAGCCGGCGACTCTCGCACCATCTTCGACGTTGTCGTCTACGTCGCGATTTTGGTCGACATCGTCCTCGCACTCGGGCTCGCCGGTGTCCACACACCGTCCATCGACGCGGCACTGCCCGGCAATCACGGCCTGGTGAACCCCACCCTCTTGTTGCCTCTGATCGCGCTGCTCGTCGTGATCGGGTTGCGTGACAAGGTCATCTTCATCGCCGCCCGCGGCGAGCAGTATTTCCCGGCCGTCGTCTTCTTCGGTGTTCTTCCGTTCGTCGACATGATCGTCGCGCTCAAGCTGCTCATCGTGTCGGTGTGGGTCGGCGCCGGCATGTCGAAGCTGGGCCACCACTTCTCGATGGTGGTGCCCCCGATGCTGTCCAACACACCCTGGTTGCCGTCGAAGACGATCAAGCGCGCCCATTACCGCAGCTTCCCGAACGACCTGCGGCCGTCTATCGTCGCCGGCGGTGTCGCCCACGTCCTGGGCACCGTCGTCGAGGTGGTGACGCCACTGGTGTTGCTGTTCACCACAAATGGAACCGTTACCCTGCTCGCTGTTGCACTGATGGTCGCATTCCACCTGTTCATCCTGTCGACGTTCCCGCTCGCAGTGCCCCTCGAATGGAACCTGCTGTTCGCTTACGCGGCAGTCTTCCTGTTCCTCGGATTCCCCAACGCCGCCGGTTACGGGCTGGGCGACTTCTCCTCACCGCTACTGCTCGCCGCGATCATCGCCGCGCTGGTGTTCTTCCCGATCCTCGGCAATCTGCGCCCCGACCTCGTCTCGTTCCTGCCCTCGATGCGGCAGTACGCCGGCAACTGGGCCTCGGCCACCTGGGCGTTCGCGCCGGGCGCGGAAGACAAGCTCGACCAGTTCATCAAGCGCCCCAGCCAGAACACCCGGACTCAGCTACTCGCGACGTACCCGCCCGAGGTCGCCGACGTCGTGATGCACCAACTGCTGGGCTGGCGGTCGATGCACAGCCAGGGCCGCGCTCTGCTGTCGCTGATGAGTCGCCACCTCGGCGACGACATCGACACTTACTCGCTGCGCGAGGCCGAGTTCAGCTGTAACTCGCTGGTGGCCTTCAACTTCGGTGACGGGCACCTCCACAACGAGCATCTCATCGCGGCCATTCAGCGGCGCTGCAACTTCGCGCCCGGCGAGTTCCTGATCGCGTGGATCGAATCGCAGCCCATCCACAAGGGCATCCAAGAGTACAAGGTGATCGACGCCGCCCTCGGCGTCATCGAACGCGGAACCTACAAGGTGTCAGACGCCATCGCCGAGCAACCGTGGCTGCCGAACGGTCCCATCCCATTCGACGTCCAGTGGACGTTGGACATCGACGCCGACCGGGCACTCACCGATCCCGGAACCGTGCCGGAACCGGGAATGCGCAGCAGGCAAGCTGATTCGCCGTATCACGATGACGCAGGCACAGGAGTGCGGCAGTGA
- a CDS encoding phytoene desaturase family protein — translation MSTAVVVGSGPNGLAAAVHLARHGVEVQVLEAADTIGGGTRSSELTLPGLLHDECSAFHPMGAGSPYLQTLDLERYGLSWRWADVDCAHPLDSGEAGLLHRSVDETAAGLGADGPRWQRMFGNLADGFDDLAADLMRPIVNIPRHPLKLASFGPRALLPAGITARWWRTEKGRALFGGVAAHAYYRLDRPATSAVGLMIIAAGHRYGWPVAEGGSQSITSALAAVLTDWGGKIATGVRVDSIADIPPADVVLLDLSPSAALSIFGEQIPQRVARAYRRFRHGPAAFKVDYAVEGGVPWRDPDCGRAGTVHLGGTFAEIAAAEKDVSSGRMPQRPFVLVGQQYLADAGRSKGNLHPLYAYAHVPHGYTGDATSAITAQIERFAPGFRDRVVATVSSGPAQLAQSNANYVGGDIIGGANTETQVVLRPRIALDPYSTGVAGTYLCSASTPPGAGAHGMSGYNAAQSALRYLRRHGDDVL, via the coding sequence GTGAGCACAGCGGTCGTGGTCGGCAGCGGGCCCAACGGGCTCGCTGCCGCGGTCCACCTCGCCCGGCACGGCGTCGAGGTCCAGGTCCTCGAGGCGGCCGACACCATCGGCGGCGGGACCCGTTCGAGCGAACTCACCCTTCCGGGGCTTCTGCACGACGAGTGCTCCGCGTTCCACCCCATGGGAGCGGGGTCGCCGTACTTGCAGACGCTCGACCTCGAACGCTACGGCCTGAGCTGGAGGTGGGCCGACGTCGACTGCGCGCATCCGCTCGACAGCGGGGAAGCAGGCCTTCTGCACCGCTCCGTCGACGAAACAGCCGCCGGCCTCGGGGCCGACGGGCCTCGCTGGCAGCGGATGTTCGGAAACCTTGCCGACGGGTTCGACGATCTCGCCGCCGACCTCATGCGTCCGATCGTGAACATTCCACGTCATCCGCTGAAGCTGGCGAGCTTCGGGCCCCGGGCGCTGCTGCCGGCCGGCATTACTGCCCGGTGGTGGCGCACCGAGAAGGGCCGGGCACTGTTCGGGGGTGTGGCCGCGCACGCGTACTACCGGCTCGACCGTCCAGCGACGTCCGCAGTCGGCCTGATGATCATCGCCGCAGGCCACCGCTACGGATGGCCGGTGGCCGAAGGGGGATCGCAGTCGATCACCAGCGCTCTGGCGGCCGTGCTCACCGACTGGGGCGGGAAGATTGCCACAGGTGTCCGGGTCGACAGTATCGCCGACATTCCTCCCGCGGACGTCGTCCTGCTCGACCTGTCACCGTCCGCCGCACTGAGCATCTTCGGCGAGCAGATTCCACAGAGAGTCGCGCGTGCGTATCGCCGGTTCCGGCACGGACCGGCGGCATTCAAGGTCGACTACGCCGTCGAGGGCGGGGTGCCCTGGCGCGACCCCGACTGCGGCCGCGCCGGAACCGTGCATCTCGGTGGCACATTCGCGGAAATCGCGGCCGCCGAAAAGGATGTCTCATCCGGCAGGATGCCACAGCGGCCGTTCGTCCTCGTTGGGCAGCAGTATCTCGCCGACGCCGGCCGATCGAAAGGGAATCTGCACCCGCTGTATGCGTACGCACATGTGCCGCACGGGTACACGGGCGATGCGACGTCGGCGATCACCGCGCAGATCGAACGGTTCGCCCCCGGCTTCCGCGACCGCGTCGTCGCGACGGTAAGCAGTGGGCCCGCACAACTTGCCCAGTCGAACGCCAACTATGTCGGCGGCGACATCATCGGCGGCGCCAACACCGAGACCCAGGTGGTACTCCGGCCGCGCATCGCCCTCGACCCTTACAGCACCGGCGTAGCGGGAACCTACTTGTGCTCGGCGTCAACGCCGCCGGGCGCCGGCGCCCATGGAATGAGCGGATACAACGCCGCCCAATCCGCACTGCGTTACCTGCGCAGACACGGCGACGATGTGTTGTAG
- a CDS encoding class I adenylate-forming enzyme family protein, with the protein MSDIGYFTWDLAPTHGDAPCLRDDHSDLTYRQFADRVDAFAAQLSERGVREGDVVAVMLPNRVELLIVLMAAWRLGAAATPVNPTFTAAEAEYQITDADAALVVNEGPDAPSAGRPSIAVDEMHTSLPSGPALDFRPAGSDVALLIYTSGSTGRPKGVMLTHDNLQFMSSSLAEHLSLTAEDHCLLILPLFHVNAICVSFLAPMLAGGQLSVTGRFSPARFFDDVARLRPTYFSAVPTIYALLVSQPDEVVTDTSSLRFGVCGAAPISKELLERAEQRFGLVIVEGYGLTEGTCASACNPPGGVRKLGTVGPALPGQTLAIMDESGVLLPPGTVGEIVIRGANVMHGYLRRPEETHRTVVDGWLHTGDVGRLDEDGYLTLVDRIKDMIIRGGENIYPKEIENALATHDGVLEAAVVGAPHEVYGEVPVAYVVPYPDSPVTDGQLTDHLRERLTKVKLPVAIHVVDALPRNPVGKIDKPGLRSRHRLSTTARG; encoded by the coding sequence GTGTCCGACATCGGCTATTTCACCTGGGACCTCGCGCCCACACACGGCGACGCACCGTGCCTGCGCGACGACCACAGCGACCTCACGTACCGGCAGTTCGCCGATCGGGTGGATGCGTTCGCGGCGCAACTGAGCGAACGCGGGGTCCGCGAGGGTGACGTCGTCGCGGTGATGCTGCCGAACCGGGTGGAGCTGCTCATCGTCCTCATGGCGGCGTGGCGGCTGGGTGCGGCCGCCACACCGGTCAACCCCACCTTCACCGCCGCCGAAGCGGAGTACCAGATCACCGACGCCGACGCCGCGCTGGTCGTAAACGAGGGACCGGACGCTCCGAGCGCCGGTCGTCCGTCGATTGCGGTCGACGAGATGCACACCTCCCTGCCTTCGGGGCCCGCCCTGGACTTCCGCCCGGCGGGCAGCGACGTCGCGCTACTGATCTACACGTCGGGGTCGACGGGGCGACCCAAAGGCGTCATGCTCACGCACGACAACCTGCAGTTCATGAGTTCATCACTTGCCGAGCATCTTTCGCTCACCGCCGAGGACCACTGCCTGCTCATCCTGCCGCTGTTCCACGTCAACGCGATCTGTGTCAGCTTCCTCGCTCCGATGCTGGCCGGAGGGCAACTGAGTGTCACCGGCCGGTTCTCCCCGGCCCGGTTCTTCGACGACGTGGCCCGGCTGCGGCCGACATACTTCTCCGCAGTCCCGACAATCTACGCACTGCTCGTCTCCCAACCCGATGAGGTTGTCACCGACACGTCGTCGTTGCGGTTCGGAGTCTGCGGAGCCGCCCCGATCTCCAAGGAATTGCTCGAACGCGCTGAACAGCGCTTCGGCCTGGTGATCGTCGAGGGGTACGGGCTCACCGAGGGTACCTGCGCGTCGGCGTGCAACCCACCCGGCGGCGTCCGCAAACTCGGCACCGTCGGGCCCGCACTGCCCGGGCAGACCCTTGCGATCATGGATGAGTCCGGCGTCCTGCTGCCACCGGGAACTGTCGGCGAGATCGTCATCCGCGGCGCCAACGTGATGCACGGCTACCTGAGGCGTCCCGAGGAGACACACCGGACCGTTGTCGACGGCTGGCTCCACACGGGCGACGTCGGTCGACTCGACGAGGACGGCTACCTCACCCTCGTCGACCGGATCAAGGACATGATCATCCGGGGCGGCGAGAACATCTACCCCAAGGAGATCGAGAACGCACTCGCCACCCACGACGGCGTCCTCGAGGCAGCCGTGGTCGGCGCACCTCACGAAGTGTATGGCGAGGTACCCGTCGCCTACGTGGTCCCCTATCCCGACAGCCCCGTGACCGACGGACAGCTCACCGACCACCTCCGTGAGCGGCTCACGAAAGTCAAACTGCCCGTGGCTATACATGTCGTCGACGCCTTGCCCCGCAACCCCGTCGGCAAAATCGACAAACCCGGACTGCGCAGCCGGCACCGCCTGTCCACCACTGCTCGCGGCTGA
- a CDS encoding MarR family winged helix-turn-helix transcriptional regulator yields MTDDMPDSARPDARARLEADISADVRAMTVASEQIGRTFGALHDLSPNDFQALMHVMVADTNGTPLTAGELGSLLGLSSAAVTYLVERMLSSGHIRREADPSDRRKVILRYDDHGLEVAREFFAPLGQRTARALRDVPDADLAAAHRVFAVLIDSMQSHYKDLGGKNIRHLTARRTT; encoded by the coding sequence ATGACAGACGACATGCCGGACAGTGCTCGTCCCGACGCGAGAGCGAGACTGGAAGCAGACATTTCGGCAGATGTCCGCGCGATGACCGTGGCGTCGGAACAGATCGGACGCACTTTCGGTGCGCTGCACGATCTCAGCCCCAACGACTTCCAGGCGCTGATGCACGTCATGGTCGCCGACACCAATGGCACGCCGCTGACCGCCGGGGAACTGGGGAGCCTGCTCGGGCTGTCGTCGGCGGCGGTGACCTATCTGGTGGAGCGAATGCTGTCGTCAGGGCATATTCGGCGGGAGGCAGACCCGTCGGACCGCCGGAAAGTCATCCTGCGTTACGACGACCACGGGCTGGAAGTAGCCCGCGAGTTCTTCGCCCCACTAGGACAGCGGACGGCGCGTGCCCTGCGGGACGTCCCCGATGCCGACCTGGCTGCTGCCCACCGCGTGTTCGCAGTGCTGATCGACTCGATGCAGAGCCATTATAAGGAT
- a CDS encoding thiamine pyrophosphate-dependent enzyme has protein sequence MVGAVPMGERDRDGAVEAQSSLSVQDILDLFDSQLGSRHLDLAARWLRSKGKGFYTIGSSGHEGNAVVARALRLTDPALLHYRSGAFFLERARQVQGSDPLRDVLLGVVAAAEEPMSGGRHKVFGRHDLNIIPQTSTIASHLPRAVGVAFSLARAAKLHVPSPWPDDAIAVCSFGDASVNHSTAIGAINTAVYSAFQGLPIPLLFVCEDNGIGISTKTPAGWIGANFGNRQGLEYFTVDGSDLPMAYATAQRAADWVRRNRRPAFLHLRTVRLMGHAGSDVEAAYRTTGEITADFDRDPVLCTAQLLIERGHLSPNEVLALYEKKRAEVIGLARHVSELPQLDSPAAVMRPLREGLDEAMAAEPRRTHLARRAHIFGGPLPEEEGPLTLASSINRALLDVLIEYPESLIFGEDVARKGGVYGVTRGLMKKVGVARVFDTLLDEQAILGLALGAGVSGLLPIPEIQYLAYLHNAADQIRGEGATLQFFSDRQYRNPMVVRIAGYGYQKGFGGHFHNDNAVAALRDLPGIIIASPARPDDAAAMMRTCVAAAHSAGAVCVYLEPIALYHTRDLHEDGDEQWLAPYPDPLKGAENFVQIGRARTYGKGTDLTIVTFGNGVHMSLRVARRLERADISTRVVDMRWLAPLPVPDIVREANATGRVLVVDETRAAGGVGEGVVMALVDQGFTGRLARVASENSFIPLGDAALEVLLSEDTIEAAALEVVRGR, from the coding sequence ATGGTCGGCGCGGTACCGATGGGGGAACGTGATCGCGACGGAGCCGTGGAGGCACAGTCGAGCCTTTCCGTGCAGGACATTCTGGACTTGTTCGATTCGCAATTGGGCAGCCGTCATCTCGATCTCGCGGCGCGCTGGTTACGCTCGAAAGGTAAGGGCTTCTACACGATCGGCTCATCCGGGCACGAGGGAAACGCCGTCGTGGCCCGCGCCCTCCGTCTGACCGATCCGGCGTTGCTGCACTACCGCTCCGGTGCGTTCTTCCTCGAACGCGCCCGGCAAGTGCAGGGCAGCGACCCGCTGCGCGATGTGCTCCTCGGCGTCGTCGCCGCCGCCGAGGAACCGATGTCGGGTGGCCGGCACAAGGTGTTCGGTCGCCACGACCTCAATATCATCCCCCAGACCTCGACGATCGCATCTCATCTGCCGCGTGCGGTCGGCGTTGCCTTTTCCCTCGCGCGCGCCGCCAAGCTACACGTCCCCTCACCCTGGCCCGACGATGCGATCGCAGTGTGCAGTTTCGGAGATGCCTCGGTCAACCACTCGACCGCGATCGGCGCCATCAACACCGCTGTCTACTCGGCGTTTCAAGGCCTTCCCATTCCGCTGCTGTTCGTCTGCGAAGACAACGGCATCGGGATCAGCACCAAGACCCCGGCAGGGTGGATCGGCGCCAACTTCGGGAATCGTCAAGGGCTCGAGTACTTCACCGTCGACGGATCGGATCTGCCGATGGCCTACGCCACCGCGCAGCGTGCCGCCGACTGGGTCCGCAGGAACAGGCGCCCGGCGTTCCTGCATCTGCGCACGGTGAGACTGATGGGCCACGCCGGATCCGACGTCGAAGCCGCCTACCGCACCACCGGCGAGATCACCGCAGACTTCGACCGAGATCCGGTGCTGTGCACTGCACAACTGCTGATCGAGCGCGGGCATCTCAGCCCGAACGAGGTGCTTGCGCTCTATGAGAAGAAGCGCGCAGAAGTCATCGGACTCGCACGGCACGTGAGCGAGCTACCCCAACTCGATAGTCCCGCCGCAGTGATGCGACCACTGAGGGAGGGCCTCGACGAAGCGATGGCGGCCGAACCGCGACGAACCCACCTCGCTCGCCGCGCACACATCTTCGGCGGCCCGCTACCCGAAGAAGAGGGCCCACTGACCCTGGCCTCGTCGATCAACCGTGCCCTGCTCGACGTGCTCATCGAGTACCCGGAGTCGCTGATCTTCGGCGAGGACGTCGCCCGGAAGGGCGGCGTCTACGGGGTCACACGCGGGCTGATGAAGAAAGTCGGGGTTGCCCGCGTCTTCGACACCCTCCTCGACGAACAGGCGATTCTCGGGCTTGCACTCGGCGCGGGAGTCTCCGGGCTGCTGCCGATCCCGGAGATCCAGTACCTCGCGTACCTGCACAACGCCGCCGACCAGATCCGCGGTGAAGGCGCGACCCTGCAATTCTTCTCCGATCGTCAATACCGCAACCCCATGGTGGTGCGTATCGCCGGTTACGGGTACCAGAAGGGATTCGGGGGGCACTTCCACAACGACAATGCCGTCGCAGCGTTACGTGACCTCCCCGGCATAATCATCGCCTCCCCGGCCAGGCCCGACGACGCCGCGGCCATGATGCGCACCTGTGTTGCGGCCGCCCACAGCGCCGGCGCGGTGTGCGTGTACTTGGAACCGATTGCCCTGTACCACACCAGGGATTTGCACGAGGACGGCGACGAGCAGTGGCTCGCCCCCTACCCGGATCCACTGAAGGGCGCCGAGAATTTCGTACAGATCGGGCGGGCGCGCACCTATGGCAAGGGAACGGACCTGACCATCGTCACCTTCGGTAACGGGGTGCACATGAGCCTGCGAGTGGCGCGTCGCCTCGAACGAGCCGATATCTCGACCCGGGTGGTGGACATGCGGTGGCTCGCGCCGCTGCCGGTGCCGGACATCGTCCGCGAGGCGAACGCCACCGGCCGAGTCCTCGTCGTCGACGAAACCCGGGCAGCGGGTGGGGTGGGGGAGGGCGTCGTCATGGCATTGGTCGACCAAGGCTTCACCGGCCGCCTCGCCCGGGTTGCGAGCGAGAACAGCTTCATTCCCCTCGGCGACGCCGCACTCGAGGTCCTGCTGTCCGAAGACACGATCGAGGCCGCGGCGCTCGAAGTGGTGCGGGGGCGCTGA